TGCTGGTTCTGTCGCTGACGTTGCATTCATCGTTAAGCCACGAGTTGCTGCATGGTATCGTGGTGCGTTCAAATCGCATCTCGACGGCCATCGGATTGATCCAGCCAGGGCTCTTTGTTCCCTACCTCAGGTTCAAAGAGCAGCATCTCGCGCACCATCATGATGCCCGTCTGACTGACCCCTACGACGATCCTGAATCCCACTATCTTGACCCGGCGGTTTGGGAACGTGTCCCGTTCTTGCTGCGACTTGTTTTACAGATGAACAACACATTGCTGGGCCGCATGATCCTTGGACCTGCTATCGGGCTGGCGGTATTCTGGACGGGTGACCTACGCCGGATTGCCAAGGGGGACACCAAAGTGCTTGCCCATTGGGTTTCGCATGTACCGGGCGTGTTGCTGGTGCTTGGTGTGGTAGCATGGTCCGAGGTGAGCCTGTGGAGCTATCTTCTTGCGTGTTATGGAGCCTTATCTGTCCTTCGCATCCGCACCTTTCTGGAACACCGCGCACATGAGCGCGCATCAGGACGCACCGTGATTATCGAGGATAGCGGTCCACTGGCGTTTCTATTTCTCAACAATAACTATCATGCGGTGCACCACATCCACCCGCAGGTGGCGTGGTACAGATTGCCTTCGGTGTACCGTGCCCGCCGCGCTGCATTTGTCGCGCGAAATCAGGGGTATGTGTACCGTTCATATGGGACGATCTTTGCGCAGTATTTGCTGCGCGCCAAAGATCCCGTCGCGCATCCGCTCTGGCGAAGGGGTCATAAATAGACCTATAGCAGTGGGATGAACGCTTTCGTCCCCGAATTCTGGATCATCGTGACGCTGGCAGCTGCCGCGTTTCAAACCGTCCGCTTCATGCTGCAGAAGCATTTGGCGACTGCAACGCTTTCGGCAGCAGGGGCCACATATGCGCGGTTCTTCTATTCACTGCCGTTCATACTGGCCCTTTCAGCGCTCTATCTGGTCTATTCGGACACCCGCCTGCCTGCGGTTAGTGCTTCGTTCTGGGGCTTTGGTATTTTGGGGGCGGGTTCCCAGATTTTGGCGACGGTCTGCGTCGTGCTGTTGTTCAAACAGCGCAATTTTGCGGTAGGCATCACGTTCAAGAAAACCGAAGTCATCCAAACCGTTCTGGTAGGGTGGCTGTTGCTGGGCGAAGGGGTCTCGCCGCTGGGGTTCG
The Sulfitobacter noctilucicola genome window above contains:
- a CDS encoding fatty acid desaturase translates to MTTALLPQLSQAPSEQTPPTRIVTVDWRTFSVLTGCLLVWGLALSMPQGWQAFSFVLLVLSLTLHSSLSHELLHGIVVRSNRISTAIGLIQPGLFVPYLRFKEQHLAHHHDARLTDPYDDPESHYLDPAVWERVPFLLRLVLQMNNTLLGRMILGPAIGLAVFWTGDLRRIAKGDTKVLAHWVSHVPGVLLVLGVVAWSEVSLWSYLLACYGALSVLRIRTFLEHRAHERASGRTVIIEDSGPLAFLFLNNNYHAVHHIHPQVAWYRLPSVYRARRAAFVARNQGYVYRSYGTIFAQYLLRAKDPVAHPLWRRGHK